The DNA sequence TTGCTCGTTATTAAGCCCATCAAGAAAACTGTTTGACTGTTGATTCATCTTATTAGTTTGATTTTTATTGGGGAATGAGATTTATTCCTACCCATAGTTCATTTATTCATACTTGGCATGAATTACTTTGAGCCATCCATTTGATTTATAAGACTTTGAAGTGTATTATCTAACTCTTTTAGTTCAGCATGGTTGCTTAATGTGGAATCAATTTTTTTCTGAGGCATATGAAGTTTTTGTGAAATAGTTGTTATTTCTTTTCTAAGTCTATTTCTATAGCTTTTAAGGGCCTCAATAGATTGATGGAGTTCTTCTCTAGTCGGTTCAGGCATGGCTTACGTAACTTATTTCTGAGGCTAACTCAAAAACATGAAGAGTCCCTGATTGTTAGTTTTTTTTAGGTTGATCCTCTATTGATGTCTTCTACTCACTGTGATTTGAATTACTTCTTTCGGTTACGAAGCATTGCGGACTGAACTTTGTATTCAATCAGGAGTCACTGTAAGAGTTAGGTTGATTGACGGTGCTTTTCCTTACGGATCATTAGCACTTTGATCACATAACTGTCCAGGATTTAGAAATCCAGATGCTTGATGCATTTTCTCGTGCTGTTGTAAGTGCTGATTCCAAAGGAACTCCCATTGGTACTGCTGAGCTTGCTTCTCTACGAAAATACGTAACTGATGCAAATAAGCGTATTGACGCTACTCTTGCAATTACTCAAAACGTATCTTGCATTGCTGCAGATGCAGTATCTGGAATGGTTTGTGAAAATACAGGATTAACCCAGCCTGGCGGCAATTGCTACCCAACACGTCGGATGGCGGCTTGCTTGAGAGATGGAGAGATAATTTTGAGATATGTCAGCTATGCGCTTCTTGCAGGTGACGCTTCAGTCTTGGACGATAGATGCATAAATGGTCTAAAAGAAACTTATATTGCTTTAGGAGTTCCTATAGCTAATGCAATTAGGGCAATAGAGATTATGAAAATTGCGACTATTGCAATAATGACTGAAACTAATACTGGAAGAAAAATGTTTGAGGGTATTAATTCAGGTTCAGGTGCACAATGCAAAGATATTGCTGCAGAGGCTGCAACATATTTCGATAGAGTTATAAATGCTCTTAGTTAATTTTTTTCGTGATTTATTCAACCTTCTTTTAAAGGAATAGGCAATGAAATCAGCAGTAACAACAGTAATCACTTCAGCTGATGCTTCAGGTAGGTTCCCTACTATTAGTGATTTGGAATCAGTAAAGGGCTCGTTTGACAGAGCACCTGCTCGATTAGAGGCTGCTGAGAAGTTAGCAGTATATATAGACAAATTTACAGCTGATGCTTTAGATGAGGTTTATGGTAAAGGGGGTTATGAGCAGGCAAATAAAGATAAATGTGCCAGAGATATCCATCATTATCTACGTTTAATAAATTATTGCCTGGTTACAGGAGGTACTGGCCCATTAGACGAATGGGGTATAGCTGGAATGCGAGAAGTGATTAGGGCCCAGTTGCTGCCAACTGCTGCATATATTGAGGCATTTATCTTTATTCGTGACTCCATAGATGTACCCGGACAAATGGGTCAGCAAGCAGCAACTGAATTTAAGGCCTTGCTTGATTACTTGATTAATGCACTTGCGTAAAAATCTAAGATAACTTGAATTACCTTTAGCTGAAGATTTACTTATATTAGTTAATTTTGATCATGCAAGATTCTTTAAACAATAGGCCTAAATTAGAAACTTTATTATCTGACTTTTTACACCCTAACCCTAACATTAATAAAGATGCTTATATTGATATGCAAGAATATTGGCCAGAAGAATCAATACAATATTTGAAATCTAATCTCGATAGCGATGATGTTGAACTAAGAAGAAAATCTGTAAAGGCTCTTTCTTATTTTGGTACACCTATTATTCCCACCATTTTGGAATTGTATATTTCTAATTCAAGCTTAAGATTCCGGGTTGGTTGTCTCAAAGTCCTAGTAATCTTAGCAGCAAATAATAATATGGATAATTTCTATAAGGATATGCAGGGTGTTATTGAGATGGCTATTAATGATGATTCAGTAGAGTTAACACTAGCAATTATTTCTCTTTTAAGACAGCTAGGGCAGATAGCTTGCCCTATTCTTATGCGATTATCAGTAGACAAGAATATCCTTAGAGCTAAAGCTGCAATAACGGCTTTGGGTGAAATTTCTGATGCAAGATCTGAGAAACTTTTAAAACAACTTTCCAATAACAAAGAATTAGATTGTATTTTAAGAGAAAGTGCCTTAGAAGCTTTACGTTATAAATAGGGTCATAGTAATCAAATACAAGATTTATCTCTTAGATTTAATCCGTTAACATTTTTATTGTAAGATTTATAATACTAATTACATTTAAATTACTTTCTATATCTAGCCTTTCTTTTAAGCTTTCGATTTGATCTTTAGCGTTAAGCTTCATTAATGCTAGAGCCGCTTGCTTTCTTATCTCTATGTCATCACTATCTAATTTGGTAGTTATTAATCTAGTGTCCCAATCATATTCTTGTAAAATACCTATTAGATTTATTGCTTCAATTTGTACTTCATTAGAACAGTCGTTCAACGCATTGATGACAAGCGATTTTGCTTCGTCATCATTCAATGATTGAATTTGATCTCCAAGAGCAGCTATGGCTGAAGCTCTGACGATTGATTGCTTTGACTTTGCTGCTTTTTTAAGACTTTTAGCTCCTTCTGCGCCTATAAAAGCCAGCCCCCATTTAGCAAGACCACATTGGATTGATGTTGATAGAGGATTTTCTAGGACCGGTAAAAGATATTGAACTCCTTTCTCTCCAAAAATAGCAATTGCTCCTGCTGAAGAACCTTGAACTACTAGATCGGCATCAGTTAATAGTGCTTTTAGAAGATCTGGCAAGGCATCTGGATCGCCTACTAGTTTAAGAGTTTTTGCTGCGGCTCTTCTCACAGTTACATTTTGACTATTGAGCAAAGCATGACGAAGTTCTGGGGTTGCTTTCTTGCCTATTAAACCAAGGCTTTCTGAGAATGTTCTTCTTAGAAGTCCGCGTTTATCTGCAAGACCTGCAATCAGTTGTTTGATTTGCTCTTGATTACCTTCGGGACGATCTCCATTTTTAAGTTTGATCGTTAACTCGTTGGCAAGAGTGGTAGCTTCATCTTCAGTTAAGGAGTAATTCACCTCGTCACTTGAGCCTCCCAAGCTTTCTTCCAAGAGCTTTTATAATTAATTTTTATTATGGATGTATATCAACTCAACAGCTATCTTTGTGAACAAGATCACAGCCTTGATGCAATTAATAGATTAGCTTTCTGTTAATTAGTTTCATCACCATGTATCAATTTTGATTTGATTATTATGACTTTCAAACACTTGATTGATAGATGAATATTGCTTCACTGGACAATTTACCTCCTCTAACCAAGCAGGAAGCCTTAAATATTTTGGCAACCCCTCTAAATGACCTGAAATTGGGAAGCGATTATTATAAAGCTGTTTTTCATTTGGCTAAATATCCTTGTAAAGAAACAGAAGAAGCCCTTTTGGCCTTGCTATATAAAGAATCTTTTGAGCAACCAATTCAAATAGCTCAGAGAAAAGCTATTGAGATACTTGCTCATTTAGATTGTCGTCGAGCAATTCCTGTGATTGGCAATTTACTTACAAGTGATGATCCATATATTGTTGAAAATTCTGCATGGGCATTAAATAAACTTGGCTGTAATGAAAAGGTTCTGCATAGTTATATTGGTACCTTATTAACCCAACCTAATCAAAACCGAAGGATCTTAGTTCAATCTCTATCAGGGATGTTGGCTAGGTCTGAGTTGTCAAAAATAAGAGATTTATTCAACTCAGATCCACTTTCTCCTGGTGTAAAAGGTGCTTGTATTGCTGCTATTTTTAGATTAACAGGTGAAAGTTCTGAAGTAAGCCAATTAGGTAAATATCTTGAACTGCCTAACCAGAATGATCGCCAATCAGCTGTGCAAGATATTATCGATGCTAATGCTAGTAGCCTTTTGGGAAAAGTAGTAAGCACGCCAATCTCGCCTTTCTTTAAATTAAGAGCAATAGATCATCTATGGTCTAAGAAACTTGATAATAATGATAATAAAGAACTTTTTAATATAATAGAAACAACATTAATAGATGATCCTAATAAGCTTGCACTTGTGAAGAGTTCTAATCATCAAGAAGATATAGATTCTTGTATAAAGAAATTGTTTAATACTGATTTTAATGTTGGTTACATAGCCTTAAAAATTCTTCTGGGGAAAAAACTATCTAATGTATTCCCTCACTTGATTAATTCATGGGATAAAATAACTAAAGATTATGGTGCTATTTACTTTTTAACTATTCTTTTTAGAAAAATAGAAGGTTTGGATCAGTCTCAAACTAATCTAGTAATAGAGTTCTTATTTTCTTGTCTTAGCAATGATTGGCCCTTATTTATGAAATTTAGATCTTCTGCAATTATATCTTTAATGAAGATAGATCCAAGTATTTGTAAAGGTCATATATCTCAATGGTTAGATGTAAACTTAAATCCATATTGGCCTTGTAGATATTCAACATTAATGTGCATGGATGAGCTCTTGGGACCACTAGAATTATATCCATTTATTGGAGACTTGAAAAATAAATTCAATGATAATAATAGGTTTGTGAGTGCCAAAGCTAAAGATATTTTCTACAGGCTATAATTTCAATTCTATGCTTATTGAAAAAAATATTTATTCTTCAACTCTTAGGAATTCATATGGACCATTCTCAGAACCCCAGACTTTTTTATCTGTTTGAACATCATATCCTTCGTCTATACTTACCCATTTTTTTTTATTTATTTCTACTTTGCTTAATAGATAAGTCTCTTGGCCCTCTCTATTGATAAAACAAGTTTTTCCAGGTCTTAAGCTGCCCCTATAATGTCCTTTCTTAGGCTCAATAAAATGCATTTCACATCCAAATCTAGGTATTAGATCATCTCTATTAATGTAATTAATAAGCTCAAGGTTAAATCCTGCACCAGCAACCCTCTTATGGTTTTTAAGATTATAAGTTTCAAGTATAATCAATCCTTTTTTTATATTGATCTTTTGGACAGCTTGCCTATAAGGTGACCATGGTGAATGGTCATAACTCTGCTCAGAGTAAAAGCTTAAAGAGTCAAATAATTTAAATTCTAGTGGTCTGACAAAGATATTTATATGTGCAAAATCTTTTGGATATTTGTTTGCTTGTTGTTTATTAGTAAAGTGTCCTGAGAATATCTTGGCAAAACTTTTTGCAGTAGTTTCCTCAGAATAGTCCAAATTAATTATGGATTACCTCTTAACTTTACTTCGGAAGAAAATGAAGTTTGTAGTATTGCTGATGAATCTTTTGAGCGTACAACAGATGAGCGACATCTTACACTATTAGATATAAACCAAATCCGTTCTTCTGCTGTTGATTGATTATACTGAGTAGAAAGAATCATCGTTCCGTCTTCTAGAAATTTAAAATATGAAATGGCTCTGACTTTTTCGGTATAACCAATACTGCGAATAATAATACCATTTTTACTTCTTCTTAATATTGGAATAAGAATGCTACTACCTTTCATATCTTTTTGTTCTGAATCTTCCTCCCAGTTGCTTTCTGCTTGCCATTCTATTTGAAAAGGTTGTACCATCTCTTCTTTCTTATAAATACTATCTTCTATAAGCTCTTGTATATTTGAATCATTAATATCTAGCGGTTTAATTATAATTTTGCTTATTATTTCTTCGAATTGTTTAAAGGCTAGAGAATGACTGCTTCTCATTGCCTTCCATTCACCCAAGCTTTGAGCAACAAATTGCTCAATGTTCATTTTGAGTTTGAAGGGGCTCTTCACTACTAGAGTCGATTCCTTTATCAGTTGTTCCTTTCTGTATCATCCTTACCATAGAGTCCACCATCATAGACATGGCCATTGGCACTTTTTTCCCAGAGGGTGTATCTGCAGACTGGTCACCAGGTTTTTCGTTGGAAGTAGGGCGGTTTATAGCCATTCTTCTATTGGTTACTTATTCCATAAATTACGTTATCACTTCTAGCAAAGCCTTTTGCATATAGAGCTGTATTTATAAAACTTGATGTCTGAGCTCCTATAGGTGAATCCCAGAATCTTTGGTAAGGAACTAAATCTTCTCCAAAAAACTCTTCATACTCTAAAGAATCTACTAGGGAATCTACATGGGCTTCATACCCCTCTGAATGGATTAACTCTATGTTGCTTATAAGCTCATGGCTGTTGAATAATGGCCTTCCAAGTAAATGTTTGAAACTTAGCTGTATGCATTTTTTTTGGCTAACTCTATCGAAATAGTTGTTTCGATAAAAAGTAGATTTTGCTAGGCTTCTAATGAACTCTCTGATAGGAATATCTCCATTCCTTAGCCTTCTTTCAATATCTATTGGTCTTTGACTCTCCATAGGATATAAATTTCCAAATACTTGACGATAAGAAGATTGTATTGCTTCCTCAAGCGAGATGTCATCATAAGGTAAGTATTCTTTGAAGGTAAATACTTGGTGATAATTATGGTTATACTTTTTGCCAATTGGCTTCTTTTGTAATAGATATTTCTCTCTTTTAAAAACTCTTGTAAAATGATTTTCTGGGTATTTTACGTCTTGCTCAAGCTTGGAATTGATATTTGAGGTGAACTTTTCTTGTTGTCCAGGCATGCAAGCACTCTTTGAGTGCATAAAATAAGTTGTTTGATTGCTACCAGAAACTCTAGTTTTGCCATACCCTACGGGTTTATTGTTGTTGATTTCTGAGAGTATATTCTCAAGTTCATTTTTGCTAATAAGAACCATTTAATTTTCCTATTGGTTGGTTTTTAATTGACTAATTATCAAGTTCTGCCATAAGTATATCTTCCATCTTAGCTGATGTTTCTTGCTTGAACTTGTTAACACTAACATTATTAAGTATTAAAACTGCAATTATAGTTATAATTATTTCAAGACTAAATACAAACGAGAATGCAAGCAAAGGATTATTAGGACCACTTATAACCCTCCCGATGTCTAAAAGCCCTCCTCCTAGTAGTTTCCCCATTGCTCTTGATAATGCTTGAGCTAGGCCCCAAACCCCTACAAAAGTACCTGCAACCTCTGGAAGAGTTAGATCTAGCATTAAAGAAAGAGCACTATTAGTAGCTATTCCTGCGGCTAATCCAAAGATTAATAACACTCCAAAAAGTAAGTTTTCATCTTTTGTATAGCCACTTATAATGATTAATATTAAAGAGGTAGTAATCATCCAGCATCCAATTTTAGCAGCTTTAAACTTGCCAATCCGGGGTGTAATCCATAAACCTGCAATTAGAAGTCCTATTAAAGTTCCAATTCCCCAATATGCATTCAATAATGTTGTCTTTGAGATAGGCAGGTTAAATACCTCTGCGCCAAAACTTTCAAGAATTGGGTCTTGCAGGAAAAGCCCTAATGTATAAAGTATCAGGAAGCTGAAAAATATAAATATTTGATTGCTAGATCGTATTAAATTCCAGGCAGGTTTTAAACCTATTTCTTGCCTTTGCTTTCTTTCTTTTGACTTAAATTTATTACTCTTTGGCTCAATACCAAGACAAGAAAATATAGATATAGTAAAAATAATTAAACTCACTCTTAGCATAAATTTTTGGAGAGTTGGTTGAAGTAGTAAAGGATCAGTTATTCCATCTAGTCCCTTAGTCGTTATTGAAATTGCAATTGCTCCCACAACAATTCCTATTGTTAGCATGCACCATATTATTCCTACTACTTTAGGCCTTTCTTTCTCAGTAGTTAGATCAATAACTAACGCTAGATAAGGAGTAGTAGCCATAGATATAGCTAGACCATATAAAGCAAATAATGTACATAGACCAATAGCACTTGATGCAATAGCAATGAAAGAACCTGAGGCTAATGCCTCTTCAGTAATAAATATTATTGGGATAGATAGTACAGCTAATATGCAAAATGCAGCTGACCCTAGATATATATATGGAGTTCTTTTTCTCTCTCTAATTGGCCAATTGTCTGATAGGTTCCCAAATAAAACTCTTGAAGGTGCTACCAATTGCTCAAAAGCAAGCCCTCCTCCTACAAGAATTGCTGGAAATGCAAGCTCTGAGATCATGATTCTGTTAAGCATCCCAGCAAAGATGACAGCCAGGCAGCCTAAGCACCCTTGGAATAAGCTAAGTCTCGCGAGACCTAAGGGAGTTAATTGATTCGAGTTTTTCAAAATAAGCTCTTTATTATTGAATGATCTCATCTAAAGAGATTAATATTTCTATAATTAATTTTTTGGAATTTCCTTTTTACATAATGTCTTTATTCATTCGGGTGCTCCAATGAGTGGATCTAAATCTCCAGCGACGATTAAAAATATTTGTTGTATAGGTGCAGGGTATGTTGGTGGACCCACAATGGCTGTTATTGCTGACAGGTGTCCTTCTATACAGGTGAAAGTTGTAGACATTAATCAGTCAAGAATTAACGCATGGAATAGTTCCGACTTAACTAAATTGCCAGTTTATGAACCAGGCTTGGATTTGGTTATCAACCGTGCAAGACATAGAAATCTGCATTTTTCTATAGAGGTAGAAAAGGCAATCTCAGAAGCTGATATGGTTTTCATATCGGTGAATACTCCAACAAAGACTAAGGGATTAGGCGCCGGTAAAGCGAGTGATCTCAAGTGGGTAGAAGCCTGTGCTCGCCAAGTCGCAAATTTTGCAAAAGGACATACCATTGTCGTAGAAAAAAGTACTTTGCCAGTTAGAACTGCCGAAGTAATTAAAACAATTTTGGAGGCTGCTCAGTCGTCCTTAGACCGAGATTTGAATTCTCCTACTTTTGAAGTTTTATCCAACCCTGAATTCTTGGCTGAAGGAAGTGCGATTCATGATCTGGAAGAGCCTGATCGAGTCCTTATAGGAGGTGAAAACTCTCAAGCAATTAATTCTTTGGCATGGATTTATCAGCATTGGGTTCCTGAAGAAAAGATTTTAAGAACAAATGTCTGGAGTAGTGAATTGGCTAAGCTCACCGCTAATGCATTTTTGGCTCAGAGAATAAGTTCAATAAATTCAATTGGCGCTTTATGTGAGGCCACTGGAGCAGATGTAAGAGAGGTTGCGCGCGCGATTGGAACTGATAGCCGAATTGGCTCAAAGTTTCTTGATGCAGGTCCTGGTTTTGGAGGCAGTTGCTTTAAAAAAGATATTCTTAATCTTGTTTATTTATCACGCTACTTTGGCTTACCTGAAGTGGCTGATTTTTGGGAGGGAGTGGTAGATCTAAATACTTGGCATCAACATAGAATCTCAAGATTAGTGGTCAAGAAGCTTTTTGGCACTTTGTCCGGGAAAAGGGTGGCAATGCTTGGCTTCGCCTTTAAGGCAAATACTAATGACACTAGGGAATCTTCGGCTATTAACATCGCAAAGGATTTGTTAGATGAAGGCGCTCAGCTATCAATTCATGATCCAAAGGTAGACCCAAAGCAAATAGCTGTTGACTTGGACTTACCAGAAAGCAAGTCTTTTGTTTCTAAGGAATTTGGCTCTAATGAAAAATTAGGAGAAGGTATTTGGTGCTTTGCGAAAGATATTGCCGATGCTTGTAGTTTTGCAGATGCAGTTTTGATTCTTACTGAGTGGCACCAATATTCTCAGATTGACTGGGTTGAGATTTCTAAAAAGATGAGAAATCCTGCATGGGTTTTTGATGCAAGGTCAATTGTAGATTCAGAAAAAGTATTCGATGCAGGTCTGCAATTTTGGCGAGTAGGAGATGGATCGGAAAGGATAAGTAATTAGTAGTTATTGAAGGTCAAGAAGCCGAATACGGAATTTGGCTACTTTAATTGCTTCTTTTGATGAATTTATTATGAATGGATGATCCTTTATCATTTCAAGGGTTTTTCTTATCTTTTCTTCTTTATCAAGAAGATTTTGTTTTGATAACTCTTTGCTTTTCCATGCCTCGTCAAATGCCATAGAAAAGCTGTCAGCATTATTGTAAAGATTATTTTTATGTTCCATTGTTAATCTTCTAATTGACTAAGAGCCTTTGTATTTATGGAATATAACTTTAATTCTGATTGAATTCAATAGAAAAATCTACACACATAGTTGTGCTCATTTTGAAATGCCAGGACCCAGATTTGAACTGGGGACACGGCGATTTTCAGTCGCCTGCTCTACCAACTGAGCTATCCCGGCTTATCGCCAATGCGATTTGTTGATTTTATATCAGCGCTAAATACGACCTTACTAGGCTGTTGCTCTTCTGGGCTAAAAAGCCTCATAAGGATTTATGAATTGATTGCATCGCTAATAGAGCTACCCCTTCTGCAGGCTGCTTTTTGGAAGAAAGTATGGGGATTCCAATTATTCTTTCCCTTATACGACGCCATTGAGGATTGCGTGCTCCGCCACCAATAGTAATTATTCTTTGAGGCGCTTTAATACCGAGTTTTTCAAACTTATTCCATCCTTGGGCTTCTATACGGGCAATGCTTTCGAGGAGTCCATGGAGATATAGAGAGTCACTCGTTGGCCTAGGCCCAAGAATTGGTTCTAGGTCAGGGTCGTTAACTGGGAATCGCTCTCCTTTTATCATAAGAGGCATTAGCTTTAAACCACTATCTATTTCTGGATTTATCTGTCTACTCAGCTCTATCAGATCTTCATCAGAAAAGAATCTTCTTAAAACAGCTGCACCTGTATTAGATGCACCCCCTGAAAGCCATTGACCCCCAACCAAATGGTTAGTAATACCATGACTTCTAATAGGCCCATTTACAAATCTTTTAATTACTAATGTACTTCCTAAAACTGTTACGCCATCAGTTGATGATGGATTTACAGCAAGAACAGCTGCATTTGAATCTGTTGTTCCTGCAAATACTTTAAGATTCCTAGGAAGATCTAATCTTTTAGAAATAGATGATGAAACTGTACCAAATAAATTCCCGCTAGAAATTATTTTTGGGAGACAATTACGCCACTCTAAATTTTGAACATCTTTAAGCCATGTTTTACTTAGGAGATTCCAGCCAAGTTTAATGTTATTTCCTTCTTCCCCTAAATCCCAATTATTTAACAACCAACCAGTAATCCAGTCGGCCTGATGCCTTAGTAATATATCGCATCCATACTTATTAGTTAAATATAATGCTTTTCTAATGCTACTATATCTTTCTAGAGAGCTATTTTTTATAGTGCTTAGTTTTAATATTCCCTTTGTTTCATCTATACAATTACTATGATAAGGAACTGCTTTGCTAATAGGATCCCCTTGAAAATCACATGCTATTATCGTTCCTGAAGTTCCATCTACAGAGCAGGCAACTAGATTAGATTTGAATGATTTTGGTATTTCTCTAATTAGTTTTTCACAAGAATTAATCCAATCATGATAATCTTCTAGGTTATTTTCATAATTTACTGATGAAGTATAAATTAGGTCTTTATTTCTATTGACTATTGCAATGCGAACACCACTAGTACCAAGGTCTATTCCTAGCGCTAAGGGAAGACTTCCCATTGATACAGGTTTTAATTGTGTAATGCAATTAGTTCTTTTGCTTTCTCATCTACTTTCTCCCAAGGTAAGTTAAGATCCGGACGCCCAAAATGCCCATAAGCTGCAGTATCTCTATAGAACCGACCAGATCTCTTGCTGGGTAGGTTCTTTAGATTGAATTGCTCAATAATTGCTCCTGGACGTAGATCAAAATGTTTTTTAACTACTTTAGTTAGCTCTTGATTTGACATCTTCCCACTGCCATATGCTTCTACCAGTATTGAGACTGGATTGGCCACTCCTATTGCGTAACTAAGTTGAACTTCTACTCGCTTTGCAAGCTTTGCAGCAACAATTGACTTGGCAACAAACCTTGCTGCATAAGCGGCCGATCGATCTACTTTTGTAGGGTCCTTCCCTGAGAATGCACCTCCACCATGCCTTGCATAACCTCCGTAGGTATCGACAATAATTTTCCTGCCAGTCAGGCCAGCATCTCCTTGGGGACCTCCAACTACAAACTTTCCTGTGGGATTAACTAGAAATCGAGTTTTTTCTTGATTAGGCTGTAATTTCAGGTCGCTAGTAGCAGGTTTGACAACGTATTCCCAAAGGTCTTTAGTTATACGTTCTCTGATGTCTGCCTCACTTGAAAGATCATCAATCTCCGATGTGTGTTGAGTAGAAATAACAATAGTGTCTATTGCTATTGGTTCATTGTTCTCATAAATAACGCTGACTTGGGTTTTCCCGTCAGGCAGTAAATACTTAAGGGTCCCTTGGTGCCGAATTTTCGCAAGTTGCCTAGCAAGTCTATGAGCAAGGCTTATAGGTAAAGGCATTAGCTCAGGTGTCTCGTTGCAGGCATAGCCAAACATTATCCCTTGGTCACCAGCTCCAATTTTGTCAAAGGGGTCATCAGTATGATCTTCAGCTGTATCAACACCTTTTGCAATGTCAGGTGATTGTTTATCAAGTGCTACTAATACAGCACAACTGTTTGCATCAAAGCCTCCTGCTTGAGCATCTTTATAGCCAATCTCTTTTATTACGCTCCTTACAAGATTAATGAAGTCAACTTCTGCTGTAGAAGTTACTTCCCCTGTAATAAGGCATAAACCAGTATTAACAACAGCTTCACACGCAACTCTGCTATGTGGATCTTGAGTTAGTAATGCATCTAGAACTGCATCACTTATTTGATCGCAAATTTTGTCAGGATGCCCTTCAGTAACTGACTCAGATGTAAATACAAATTGGCTCATTGACTATCAAGCGTGATTGCCCAGGTTGAAAGTTTAAGATTTTACTGAATATTTAATTCATCCCAATGATGAATTAGATGGTCATGTTCATATAGCAAAGGTTGGCTTGTCCATCCAGCTGTGTATCCAAGAACAATTTTTATATTACTTTTTCTGGCCATTAAAAGATCACTATCAGCATCACCAATGAGCGCACATTCTGAACTCTTAGCTTCCAGTGTTTTGCAAAGTCCTATAGCTGCGTCTGGTGAGGGTTTAGGAGGATAGTGCTCTGCACTCCAAAAACTGTCGAAAACTTCTTCAAGGTTATTAATTCTGAGAAACTTGCTAATCCCTTCTTTGGTGTCATTGCTAATTAAACCTAAGTATATACCTGAGCTTTTTAAGCTTTGAAGAAGTTTTTCTGCTCCTGGCAATAGTTGACTGGCATGTGAAGGCTTACTTGAGCTATCAAGAATGTTATCTACCGCTAAGAAAACTTGATTTGCTAATAAAAGAGACTTTGGCCAACTTTCTCCCAAAAT is a window from the Prochlorococcus marinus str. MIT 9211 genome containing:
- a CDS encoding phycobiliprotein lyase, whose translation is MNIEQFVAQSLGEWKAMRSSHSLAFKQFEEIISKIIIKPLDINDSNIQELIEDSIYKKEEMVQPFQIEWQAESNWEEDSEQKDMKGSSILIPILRRSKNGIIIRSIGYTEKVRAISYFKFLEDGTMILSTQYNQSTAEERIWFISNSVRCRSSVVRSKDSSAILQTSFSSEVKLRGNP
- a CDS encoding HEAT repeat domain-containing protein, which encodes MQDSLNNRPKLETLLSDFLHPNPNINKDAYIDMQEYWPEESIQYLKSNLDSDDVELRRKSVKALSYFGTPIIPTILELYISNSSLRFRVGCLKVLVILAANNNMDNFYKDMQGVIEMAINDDSVELTLAIISLLRQLGQIACPILMRLSVDKNILRAKAAITALGEISDARSEKLLKQLSNNKELDCILRESALEALRYK
- a CDS encoding HEAT repeat domain-containing protein, with amino-acid sequence MEESLGGSSDEVNYSLTEDEATTLANELTIKLKNGDRPEGNQEQIKQLIAGLADKRGLLRRTFSESLGLIGKKATPELRHALLNSQNVTVRRAAAKTLKLVGDPDALPDLLKALLTDADLVVQGSSAGAIAIFGEKGVQYLLPVLENPLSTSIQCGLAKWGLAFIGAEGAKSLKKAAKSKQSIVRASAIAALGDQIQSLNDDEAKSLVINALNDCSNEVQIEAINLIGILQEYDWDTRLITTKLDSDDIEIRKQAALALMKLNAKDQIESLKERLDIESNLNVISIINLTIKMLTD
- a CDS encoding bleomycin hydrolase; translation: MKSAVTTVITSADASGRFPTISDLESVKGSFDRAPARLEAAEKLAVYIDKFTADALDEVYGKGGYEQANKDKCARDIHHYLRLINYCLVTGGTGPLDEWGIAGMREVIRAQLLPTAAYIEAFIFIRDSIDVPGQMGQQAATEFKALLDYLINALA
- a CDS encoding HEAT repeat domain-containing protein, whose protein sequence is MNIASLDNLPPLTKQEALNILATPLNDLKLGSDYYKAVFHLAKYPCKETEEALLALLYKESFEQPIQIAQRKAIEILAHLDCRRAIPVIGNLLTSDDPYIVENSAWALNKLGCNEKVLHSYIGTLLTQPNQNRRILVQSLSGMLARSELSKIRDLFNSDPLSPGVKGACIAAIFRLTGESSEVSQLGKYLELPNQNDRQSAVQDIIDANASSLLGKVVSTPISPFFKLRAIDHLWSKKLDNNDNKELFNIIETTLIDDPNKLALVKSSNHQEDIDSCIKKLFNTDFNVGYIALKILLGKKLSNVFPHLINSWDKITKDYGAIYFLTILFRKIEGLDQSQTNLVIEFLFSCLSNDWPLFMKFRSSAIISLMKIDPSICKGHISQWLDVNLNPYWPCRYSTLMCMDELLGPLELYPFIGDLKNKFNDNNRFVSAKAKDIFYRL
- a CDS encoding phycobilisome rod-core linker polypeptide, giving the protein MVLISKNELENILSEINNNKPVGYGKTRVSGSNQTTYFMHSKSACMPGQQEKFTSNINSKLEQDVKYPENHFTRVFKREKYLLQKKPIGKKYNHNYHQVFTFKEYLPYDDISLEEAIQSSYRQVFGNLYPMESQRPIDIERRLRNGDIPIREFIRSLAKSTFYRNNYFDRVSQKKCIQLSFKHLLGRPLFNSHELISNIELIHSEGYEAHVDSLVDSLEYEEFFGEDLVPYQRFWDSPIGAQTSSFINTALYAKGFARSDNVIYGISNQ
- a CDS encoding bleomycin hydrolase — translated: MLDAFSRAVVSADSKGTPIGTAELASLRKYVTDANKRIDATLAITQNVSCIAADAVSGMVCENTGLTQPGGNCYPTRRMAACLRDGEIILRYVSYALLAGDASVLDDRCINGLKETYIALGVPIANAIRAIEIMKIATIAIMTETNTGRKMFEGINSGSGAQCKDIAAEAATYFDRVINALS
- a CDS encoding chromophore lyase CpcT/CpeT; the protein is MDYSEETTAKSFAKIFSGHFTNKQQANKYPKDFAHINIFVRPLEFKLFDSLSFYSEQSYDHSPWSPYRQAVQKINIKKGLIILETYNLKNHKRVAGAGFNLELINYINRDDLIPRFGCEMHFIEPKKGHYRGSLRPGKTCFINREGQETYLLSKVEINKKKWVSIDEGYDVQTDKKVWGSENGPYEFLRVEE